A genomic stretch from Sphingobacterium sp. ML3W includes:
- a CDS encoding RagB/SusD family nutrient uptake outer membrane protein — MKKISLLIAGCIALSSCYKLDTTPYSQVSADTFWQNEDQALAGILGCYNDLKKEATFGLQFSYDGLSDIGLGYDPPGLGEVISGTFTDRSSVIVERWQAGYDLIQRCNHAIAHIQPMTIEKAKQEGFIAEAKFLRALMYFQLTNLYGALPIYDETVDLNRDFSSLKNSRSSVEDVKKFILADLNYAIDKLPVTYDAKHYGRITKGAAYALRGKVALYNKDWTSAIRDFEEIVYNKTNTYGYNLSANYAALFTMEGDQAPEMIFAIQNMGGTGFPYGMPMAFYMGTRSTFGSDWNNCMPSTRLADRYENRDGSPFNWNDHFPNYNADNAVKKQAMESTQSGGVLTKVPDTAKLRQIYANRDPRMNQTLIVPYSHYLGWNANKERDMQFILATGVNENFGQIRNNRGWYTYLWRKFVPEGNLKGAITDRAHTPINFPILRLADVLLMLSEAYNETNQLDKAITELNKVRTRSKMPALNSGSSFLVVNSKAEMSKRIQHERAVELAGEGWRYFDLKRWNLLEDVSKGIIEKGVTGDNLVTRGYQPRHKLWPVPGQEIEMNAALLPQNQDW; from the coding sequence ATGAAAAAGATTTCACTACTCATAGCTGGATGCATTGCATTATCATCTTGTTATAAGCTCGATACAACACCTTACAGTCAGGTCAGTGCCGATACATTCTGGCAAAATGAAGACCAGGCGCTCGCTGGCATATTAGGTTGTTATAATGATCTAAAAAAGGAAGCGACCTTCGGTTTACAATTTTCTTATGATGGGCTCAGTGATATTGGGCTGGGCTATGATCCTCCAGGCCTAGGCGAAGTCATCAGCGGTACATTTACAGACCGCTCATCCGTTATTGTGGAAAGGTGGCAGGCCGGATATGACCTGATCCAGCGCTGTAACCATGCCATCGCCCATATTCAGCCGATGACCATAGAAAAAGCCAAACAGGAAGGTTTTATTGCCGAAGCAAAATTTCTCCGTGCGCTAATGTATTTTCAATTGACAAACCTTTATGGAGCTTTGCCAATATATGACGAGACAGTTGATCTGAACAGAGATTTTAGTTCACTCAAAAATAGCCGTTCTTCCGTTGAAGATGTCAAGAAATTCATCCTTGCGGACCTCAACTATGCTATCGATAAATTACCTGTAACGTATGACGCAAAACACTATGGTCGAATCACAAAGGGTGCAGCCTATGCTTTGAGAGGCAAAGTAGCCCTGTACAATAAAGATTGGACATCAGCAATCCGGGATTTTGAAGAAATTGTCTATAACAAAACCAACACTTACGGTTATAACCTCAGTGCTAATTATGCGGCATTGTTTACCATGGAAGGGGATCAGGCTCCTGAAATGATCTTTGCTATACAGAACATGGGCGGAACAGGATTTCCTTATGGCATGCCTATGGCTTTCTATATGGGAACGAGATCAACTTTTGGCAGTGACTGGAACAACTGTATGCCAAGCACACGGCTTGCAGACCGTTACGAAAACCGAGACGGAAGTCCGTTCAACTGGAATGACCATTTCCCAAATTATAATGCAGACAATGCCGTTAAAAAACAAGCGATGGAATCCACACAATCGGGTGGTGTGCTGACAAAGGTACCCGACACAGCCAAGCTACGTCAGATCTATGCCAACCGGGATCCACGGATGAATCAAACACTTATTGTCCCTTATTCACACTACTTGGGCTGGAACGCCAACAAAGAACGTGACATGCAGTTTATTCTTGCAACAGGGGTAAATGAAAATTTCGGGCAGATCCGTAATAATCGGGGCTGGTATACCTACCTATGGCGCAAATTCGTACCTGAAGGCAATCTGAAAGGAGCGATTACCGATCGTGCTCATACACCGATCAATTTCCCGATCCTTCGTTTGGCAGATGTGCTTCTGATGCTTTCCGAAGCCTATAATGAAACCAATCAGCTGGACAAGGCAATCACGGAACTGAATAAGGTACGTACACGTTCGAAAATGCCTGCACTGAATAGCGGCAGTTCATTCCTGGTCGTGAACAGTAAAGCGGAAATGAGTAAACGTATCCAACACGAACGCGCAGTAGAATTAGCAGGCGAAGGATGGCGCTATTTTGATCTCAAGCGTTGGAATCTACTGGAAGATGTGTCGAAGGGCATTATTGAAAAAGGTGTTACTGGCGACAATCTCGTTACCAGAGGGTATCAACCCCGACATAAGCTTTGGCCGGTACCGGGACAAGAAATAGAGATGAACGCGGCACTTCTGCCACAAAATCAAGATTGGTAA
- a CDS encoding DUF2264 domain-containing protein, giving the protein MKRRNWIQAVTLTTAGALMNSSLLGRSQSIGSTAQPSTDDRAYWVSILTKMASPILDRISKERFRAEMPIVKSETYDYIDPSVGYLEAFGRLLSGMAPWLALPDDKTAEGKIRTQFKQQALLGIQHGVNPASADYFSWRSKSKQPLVDAAHLAQAFMRAPKALWDPLPQATKQQVITEFKHLRWIKPNESNWLLFAAMTETFLYSIGEDCARDKIDYAVNKFDQEWYVGDGWYSDGARFSFDHYNGYVIHCMQVETLRNNLSADAKYQPMYDRAYKRMQRYAHHLERMISPEGTYPVVGRSATYRNAAFQPLAAVALDGKLPTDLSNGQVRAALTAVLKHIYADRIFHEDGWMALGFLNADQGNIADSYTNSGSLYTASLSFLPLGLPPTHAFWSDAAAQWSSQKAFAGLPFPKDYYVTY; this is encoded by the coding sequence ATGAAAAGAAGAAATTGGATTCAAGCCGTAACATTAACTACTGCAGGAGCACTAATGAACAGCTCCCTGCTTGGTCGTAGTCAATCCATTGGCTCAACGGCGCAACCTTCTACTGACGATCGTGCGTATTGGGTGTCTATTTTAACAAAAATGGCCAGCCCTATTCTCGATCGTATCAGCAAAGAGCGTTTTCGCGCGGAGATGCCAATTGTTAAAAGTGAAACTTATGACTATATAGATCCCAGTGTGGGTTATTTGGAAGCCTTTGGCCGATTATTGTCCGGTATGGCTCCATGGTTGGCCCTGCCAGACGATAAAACCGCAGAAGGGAAGATACGCACTCAATTTAAACAACAAGCCTTACTGGGCATACAACATGGTGTAAATCCTGCTTCGGCAGATTATTTCTCCTGGCGTAGCAAATCCAAGCAACCTCTGGTTGATGCAGCACATTTAGCGCAGGCATTTATGCGTGCCCCAAAAGCATTATGGGATCCGCTGCCGCAAGCAACAAAGCAACAGGTCATTACCGAATTCAAACACTTACGCTGGATCAAACCCAACGAAAGCAACTGGCTTTTGTTTGCCGCGATGACCGAAACTTTTCTCTACAGTATCGGTGAAGACTGTGCCCGTGATAAAATAGACTATGCGGTAAACAAATTTGATCAGGAATGGTACGTCGGCGACGGATGGTATAGTGATGGTGCGCGATTTAGCTTTGATCATTACAATGGTTATGTCATCCATTGCATGCAAGTGGAGACCTTAAGAAATAATCTTAGTGCTGATGCGAAGTACCAACCCATGTATGACCGCGCTTACAAACGTATGCAACGTTATGCACATCATCTGGAGCGCATGATTTCACCTGAAGGCACCTACCCTGTTGTTGGGCGGAGTGCAACGTATAGAAATGCAGCCTTTCAACCGCTCGCTGCAGTCGCACTCGATGGAAAGCTCCCCACGGATCTCTCCAATGGGCAAGTACGCGCGGCATTGACAGCAGTCCTCAAGCACATCTATGCTGATCGCATTTTTCATGAGGATGGTTGGATGGCCCTCGGATTTCTCAATGCCGATCAGGGAAATATAGCAGACAGTTATACCAACTCGGGTTCGCTCTATACTGCTTCCCTCTCATTTCTACCCTTAGGGCTTCCGCCAACGCATGCTTTTTGGTCTGACGCTGCTGCGCAATGGAGCTCACA
- a CDS encoding heparinase II/III family protein — translation MRIYLILFFFLSSLSFQRLLGKELKLLTGTFKQEDLKINLSRDKSWIPYPSYSDRKAWDQLIAPFREQVVAKGDKALDYQWQVVKATDYLEYERSGNRGMMEKPMNENCTALTNLLLAELAEGKGRYIDQILNGTWHMTEMSTWSLSAHLPAFQSSKRSLPQERTHVIDLMAGDVGSLLSWIHYFFRDTFNTINPEISLRLKQHIQQRIIQPYLDRNDMWWQGFELKGNQLVNNWNPWCNFNVLTCLLLIEDNPDVQLTGIYKTMTSVDRFIDYIKKDGACEEGPSYWGHAAGKLYDYLKILSLATQNKVSIFDKPLIRDMGEYIAQSYIGGDRWVVNFADASAKGGGDPLLIYRYGQDVHSTEMMQFARYMTDLGGKGADFRPSRDIFRAFEDLRCFPQLKHTQAALPQNAFKWYPETQFLYLKKEGFFFAAKGGFNNESHNHNDVGSFILYQDQQPLFIDAGVGTYTKKTFSDDRYSIWTMQGAYHNLPQINGTDQAFGKEYKAENVVFLHEQNKFQLDIGKAYPRTANIEHWNRSYRLAADGLTIADEFKISNPTQANIIHFLVAKEPKITKGVITLGDGLAVLHFNDGQFVASYESIPQDDPRLSQVWGERLYRISLKAKSIKSTGKYNFIIKKAK, via the coding sequence ATGAGAATATATCTAATCCTATTCTTCTTTCTCAGTAGTCTCTCTTTTCAGAGGCTACTGGGAAAAGAATTAAAGCTACTCACAGGCACTTTTAAACAGGAAGATCTCAAGATCAACCTGAGCCGGGATAAGTCCTGGATTCCCTATCCAAGTTATTCCGATCGTAAGGCATGGGATCAGCTGATAGCACCCTTCCGGGAGCAGGTTGTTGCGAAAGGCGACAAAGCACTCGACTATCAATGGCAGGTGGTCAAGGCAACAGATTATCTGGAATATGAACGCTCAGGCAACCGCGGCATGATGGAAAAGCCGATGAACGAAAACTGTACCGCGCTTACAAACTTGCTATTAGCTGAGCTAGCTGAGGGGAAAGGACGTTATATCGATCAGATTTTAAACGGTACCTGGCACATGACCGAGATGTCTACCTGGTCATTATCGGCACACCTACCAGCTTTCCAATCCAGCAAAAGATCCCTACCACAAGAACGGACACATGTCATTGACCTCATGGCCGGCGATGTAGGATCCTTACTTTCGTGGATACATTATTTCTTTCGGGACACCTTCAATACTATCAATCCGGAAATTAGTCTACGCTTAAAACAGCACATCCAACAACGCATTATACAGCCTTATCTGGACCGCAATGATATGTGGTGGCAGGGCTTTGAACTCAAAGGAAACCAATTGGTCAACAACTGGAATCCCTGGTGCAATTTTAATGTGCTCACCTGCCTGCTGCTGATAGAAGACAATCCGGATGTTCAACTGACTGGCATCTATAAAACAATGACTTCGGTCGATCGCTTTATAGATTATATCAAAAAAGATGGTGCCTGTGAGGAAGGTCCATCCTATTGGGGGCACGCCGCCGGTAAATTGTACGATTACCTCAAGATCCTTTCCCTGGCAACACAAAACAAGGTCAGTATCTTCGACAAGCCGCTTATCCGTGATATGGGTGAATACATCGCACAATCGTATATCGGTGGTGACAGATGGGTGGTCAATTTTGCCGATGCCTCAGCCAAAGGCGGTGGAGATCCTCTTCTCATCTATCGTTATGGGCAAGATGTACATAGTACTGAAATGATGCAATTTGCGCGATACATGACAGATCTTGGTGGTAAAGGTGCGGACTTTAGACCCTCACGGGATATCTTCCGTGCATTTGAAGATCTACGCTGTTTTCCGCAGCTTAAGCACACACAGGCAGCACTTCCACAAAATGCATTTAAGTGGTATCCGGAAACGCAGTTTCTCTATCTGAAAAAGGAAGGTTTTTTCTTCGCCGCCAAAGGTGGTTTTAATAATGAGAGCCACAACCATAACGATGTCGGGAGCTTTATTCTATACCAGGATCAGCAACCCCTTTTTATTGATGCGGGTGTAGGAACTTACACGAAGAAAACATTTAGTGACGATCGCTATAGTATCTGGACCATGCAGGGTGCCTACCACAACCTTCCACAGATCAATGGTACTGATCAGGCGTTCGGCAAAGAGTACAAGGCCGAAAATGTGGTATTCCTACATGAACAAAATAAATTCCAGCTCGATATCGGGAAAGCCTATCCAAGAACAGCCAATATCGAACATTGGAATAGAAGTTACCGCCTTGCAGCTGACGGTCTGACCATAGCGGACGAGTTTAAGATCAGCAATCCAACACAGGCAAATATAATCCACTTTTTGGTTGCAAAAGAGCCAAAGATTACAAAGGGAGTAATAACCTTAGGTGATGGTCTGGCAGTGCTTCATTTTAACGATGGACAGTTTGTTGCTTCCTACGAATCTATTCCGCAGGACGACCCACGTCTGAGCCAGGTATGGGGTGAGCGGCTTTACCGCATCAGCCTCAAGGCCAAAAGCATTAAATCGACAGGAAAATATAATTTTATCATTAAAAAAGCCAAATGA
- a CDS encoding TonB-dependent receptor: MIKIQNASVAKNRWVQAAIPLSCLLVVSNLATSHAAPLTPKFTHSKLSLAIQQSSIQGKVVDSEGKAIANVTIQIKGTNQATSTNATGFFELNSQQKDVILVVRSIGYKTIETVAHAGSPLTITLDKESKGLEEVVVVGFGTQKKENVTGSVSSVQMSEVLESRPVTSLSAGLAGQAPGLYVNQGSGRPGSDGGTLRVRGQGTLNNSNPLVVIDGVIGDMNLINPQDVESMSVLKDAASASIYGSRAANGVILITTKKGKTEQFKVTYNNYFSSQKPSNTIQMVSNYANYMELINEGYKNGDPNAKPTFSQEKIDLWRQNSGQDPLKYPNSDWVSELFQNKISQNHNLSFTGGSEKIKFFGSYGLLNNPGVIEQATYKRHTGRINLEADVKPWLTLGANINGVVSKTDIGTNIIDDVFTFAGASTPGMVLRAPDGRFGSPSNPEENPQSNNVLHRLYAQKGNINKNRFVSRFYGKLKPIEGLSIEGSYTYTYDDDFIYSQPVFNDRWDFLTNTVATAGTGRSSVTNESVKSYRYYMDGVAKYKNKLFDKLNYEVMVGASQEYFKDGWFAASKLDLVDPSLTVLNAATMDASASGNTTDWAMRSFFGRLNLSWDDKYLLEANLRTDGSSRFMTGKSRWGTFPSASFGWKISSEDFYDVKWMPSLKFRASYGALGNNGTSDASFRRDANINNYEYQTLYNPANYILNNQLYVGFAQTVLSNPLLTWENTYILNAGLDFDLFNYKLSGSIDVFNKVTDNILIDLPAPLVVGNASIPRTNAAKVRNNGIELNLNYRDKIGDDFKFNIGGNFTFIDNKVVKFKGNDKSISGANLLQEGYAINTQYILLTDRILQTDADMQLVQQMIDNAPTDPNTNQKVNPFASYGTPKKGDLLYKDANGDGIINDNDRVPVGHGTAPRITYGFNMGFDYKGFDFSVFLQGNAGNKAIWIDNYYTPTVRWGYQINQEIADGRWTDGATDAKYPRLLPYTDTRNTRNSDFWLQNKAFIRVKNIQLGYTIPNEITKRIQVQNLRVFGSLENFWTITSYKGFDPEVSGTNYPTMKQAVFGLSLTF, from the coding sequence ATGATCAAGATCCAAAATGCATCCGTTGCGAAAAATCGCTGGGTGCAAGCGGCAATCCCATTATCCTGCCTGTTGGTCGTATCCAATCTGGCAACTTCCCACGCCGCCCCGTTGACCCCTAAATTTACACATAGCAAGCTTTCGCTAGCCATACAACAGAGTTCTATCCAAGGTAAAGTCGTAGATAGTGAAGGTAAGGCCATAGCAAATGTGACGATCCAAATCAAAGGGACCAATCAAGCCACATCGACTAATGCAACCGGTTTTTTTGAACTCAATAGCCAACAGAAAGATGTCATCTTGGTGGTAAGAAGTATTGGTTACAAAACCATCGAAACTGTTGCCCATGCCGGTTCACCTTTAACAATCACCCTGGATAAAGAATCTAAAGGACTTGAAGAAGTTGTCGTCGTTGGTTTCGGTACGCAGAAAAAAGAGAATGTGACAGGTTCCGTCTCCTCTGTTCAAATGTCGGAAGTCCTGGAAAGCAGGCCCGTTACCTCCCTATCTGCGGGTTTAGCAGGTCAGGCACCGGGGCTATATGTCAATCAAGGTTCAGGTAGACCGGGGAGCGATGGTGGTACTCTTCGGGTACGTGGTCAGGGAACATTAAACAATTCGAATCCACTTGTTGTGATCGACGGTGTTATCGGTGATATGAATCTAATCAATCCACAGGACGTCGAAAGTATGTCGGTATTGAAAGACGCAGCTTCAGCTTCCATCTATGGTTCACGCGCAGCCAATGGTGTTATCCTCATCACGACGAAAAAGGGAAAGACCGAACAGTTTAAGGTTACCTATAATAATTATTTCTCTAGCCAGAAACCTTCCAATACCATCCAAATGGTTTCCAACTATGCCAATTATATGGAGCTGATTAATGAAGGGTACAAAAATGGCGATCCAAATGCGAAACCTACATTTTCACAGGAAAAAATAGATCTTTGGCGACAAAATTCAGGGCAAGATCCGTTGAAATATCCCAATTCAGACTGGGTGTCTGAACTATTTCAAAATAAGATCAGCCAAAACCACAATCTGTCCTTTACAGGTGGAAGTGAAAAAATTAAATTTTTCGGTTCCTATGGTCTATTAAATAATCCCGGTGTTATTGAACAAGCTACCTACAAACGTCATACTGGTCGCATCAACCTCGAAGCCGATGTAAAACCCTGGCTTACGCTTGGAGCGAATATCAATGGTGTCGTCTCAAAGACCGATATCGGCACCAATATCATTGATGATGTATTCACCTTTGCGGGAGCGAGTACCCCAGGTATGGTGCTAAGGGCTCCGGACGGCCGGTTTGGTTCGCCCAGCAATCCGGAAGAGAACCCGCAATCCAACAATGTGCTTCACCGCCTCTATGCTCAAAAAGGCAATATTAATAAGAATCGTTTTGTATCCCGATTTTATGGAAAGTTAAAGCCTATTGAAGGCCTTTCTATCGAAGGATCGTACACCTATACTTATGACGACGATTTTATCTATTCGCAGCCTGTGTTCAACGATCGTTGGGACTTCTTGACTAATACCGTCGCCACCGCTGGCACTGGGCGTTCCTCTGTTACCAACGAGTCTGTTAAATCATATCGTTATTATATGGACGGAGTTGCCAAATACAAGAATAAGCTATTTGATAAATTAAATTATGAAGTGATGGTAGGTGCCAGCCAGGAATATTTTAAAGATGGTTGGTTTGCGGCATCCAAACTGGATCTTGTCGATCCTTCACTGACGGTGTTAAATGCGGCGACAATGGATGCTTCCGCCTCCGGCAACACCACGGATTGGGCCATGCGCTCCTTCTTTGGGCGACTCAACCTCTCCTGGGATGATAAATACCTCTTGGAAGCCAATCTCCGTACCGACGGTTCATCGCGCTTTATGACAGGAAAAAGCAGATGGGGTACCTTCCCTTCGGCATCTTTCGGATGGAAAATCTCTTCCGAAGATTTCTACGATGTCAAATGGATGCCAAGTCTTAAATTCCGTGCCTCCTATGGTGCATTGGGCAACAATGGTACTTCAGACGCATCTTTCCGCAGAGACGCTAATATTAACAACTACGAATATCAGACACTATACAATCCGGCCAATTACATCCTGAACAATCAGCTTTATGTCGGATTTGCCCAGACTGTCTTGAGCAACCCTTTATTGACCTGGGAAAATACCTATATCCTGAATGCGGGTCTGGATTTTGACCTCTTCAATTACAAATTGAGCGGTTCAATTGATGTTTTCAATAAAGTAACAGACAATATCCTGATCGACCTACCAGCACCTTTAGTTGTCGGAAATGCAAGCATACCACGTACCAACGCAGCAAAAGTCCGCAATAATGGTATCGAACTTAACCTCAACTACCGCGACAAAATTGGGGATGATTTCAAATTCAACATCGGTGGTAACTTCACCTTCATTGACAATAAAGTGGTCAAATTTAAAGGCAACGACAAATCTATTTCAGGAGCGAATCTTTTACAAGAGGGCTATGCCATCAACACGCAGTATATTTTGTTGACCGATCGCATCTTGCAGACAGACGCAGACATGCAACTCGTACAACAAATGATCGACAATGCTCCTACTGATCCAAATACAAACCAAAAAGTAAACCCATTTGCCTCCTATGGGACACCAAAGAAAGGCGATTTACTCTATAAGGACGCCAATGGCGATGGCATCATTAACGACAATGACCGGGTACCTGTCGGGCATGGTACTGCGCCAAGGATCACTTATGGCTTTAATATGGGATTTGATTATAAAGGTTTTGACTTTTCGGTTTTTCTACAGGGTAATGCAGGCAATAAGGCTATTTGGATAGATAATTATTACACACCAACTGTACGTTGGGGCTACCAGATCAACCAGGAAATCGCGGATGGCAGATGGACAGATGGAGCTACTGATGCCAAATATCCACGACTCTTGCCATACACAGATACAAGAAACACCAGAAACAGTGATTTCTGGTTACAGAACAAAGCTTTTATCCGTGTAAAAAATATCCAACTCGGCTACACCATTCCGAATGAGATTACCAAACGGATCCAGGTTCAGAATCTACGTGTTTTTGGATCGCTGGAAAATTTCTGGACGATTACTAGTTACAAAGGGTTCGACCCCGAGGTGAGTGGCACCAATTACCCAACAATGAAACAGGCTGTCTTCGGTCTTAGTTTAACATTTTAA